The Pseudodesulfovibrio sp. zrk46 genome contains a region encoding:
- the ruvB gene encoding Holliday junction branch migration DNA helicase RuvB, which produces MSKVTQPEENVRPRRLSDFIGQEDLRDNLDVFIRAANERERPLDHTLFYGNPGLGKTTLARIMASELGVNMVSTSGPVLERSGDLAAILTNLERGDILFIDEIHRMPATVEEVLYPAMEDFQIDLVIGSGPGARTVKLDLEPFTLVGATTRLGLLTSPLRDRFGCIFRIEFYSPEELGRIVERAGSILGVEVEWEGAFAIGSRARGTPRIANRLLRRVRDYALVHGNGKVTKEIAESSLERLDVDEFGLDNMDRKILSLMVENFNGGPVGLKTIAAACAEEVRTIEDIYEPYLIQCGFLKRTPRGRVATAKAYKHLKLRMEDEDQHSLI; this is translated from the coding sequence ATGAGTAAAGTTACCCAACCGGAAGAAAATGTCCGTCCGAGACGGTTGAGCGATTTTATCGGTCAGGAAGACCTGCGCGACAACCTTGATGTCTTCATCCGGGCTGCCAACGAGCGCGAACGCCCGCTCGACCACACTCTTTTCTATGGCAATCCCGGCCTTGGTAAAACCACCTTGGCTCGCATCATGGCATCTGAGCTGGGTGTAAACATGGTTTCTACCTCCGGTCCGGTGTTGGAGCGTTCCGGTGATCTGGCCGCTATCCTGACCAATCTGGAGCGTGGCGATATCCTGTTCATCGATGAAATTCATCGCATGCCTGCCACCGTGGAAGAAGTCCTGTATCCGGCCATGGAGGATTTTCAGATCGATCTGGTTATTGGTTCCGGCCCCGGCGCCCGTACCGTCAAGCTTGATCTGGAGCCGTTTACCTTGGTTGGTGCGACCACCCGCCTTGGCCTGCTGACTTCGCCACTTCGTGACCGTTTCGGCTGCATCTTCCGTATTGAATTCTACTCTCCTGAAGAGTTGGGGCGTATTGTTGAGCGTGCCGGTTCCATTCTTGGTGTGGAAGTTGAGTGGGAAGGCGCGTTCGCCATCGGCAGCCGTGCTCGAGGCACTCCGCGTATTGCTAACCGTTTGCTTCGTCGTGTTCGCGATTACGCGTTGGTACACGGCAACGGCAAGGTGACCAAAGAGATCGCAGAGAGCTCTCTGGAGCGGCTGGATGTGGACGAATTCGGTTTGGACAACATGGACCGCAAGATTCTTTCACTCATGGTGGAGAATTTCAATGGTGGCCCTGTTGGTCTTAAGACCATTGCCGCAGCCTGTGCAGAAGAAGTACGCACCATCGAAGATATTTATGAACCGTATCTTATTCAGTGCGGATTTTTGAAGCGCACCCCTCGTGGTCGTGTGGCCACGGCCAAGGCATACAAGCACCTCAAGCTGCGCATGGAAGACGAAGACCAGCACAGCCTGATTTAG
- a CDS encoding glycosyltransferase, with product MPRPVRTRITNELGNLQTLPEDKGQFEIIPGNKDVVFLGLGPQPELLRDYFPEHSSASYVESGSMLDQIENWEDKVPQGFTQITSDEFTPERAATSTVVRYRPGLKAFPSFWGPLTARTAASRLPEKATTPIIWLPFGEEDLLGRELTIAFQARGYAVRHLDRETLERSAGTELPALLAEEKPALFFSINFKGLEPFGLGFNILREAGVKVAVWLVDNPFNILTSVKSAYWKEAHLFVTDHSFIGPLIQTGARWVTHLPLAACPELFGEGGTLPKHGDDLEDKLVFVGRSEFPKKNEFFAGLTPNHLLLEEAIGMLEKGDRPHFHWWQEHILANLWPGNQVRHVGIGAEVAGYAWRTRCLSAMNKHTVIFGDDQWSHIDSIKAEVRSLLDYYTHLPAVYREASVSLNVTGMQLPAGLTQRHFDVWCAGGFLLTDNNPGLKIFPENLAEAIIFSTPKEIESLFMRYRDESVAKTELRAAWRDHILKEHTYHNRVQTIFQTMDLPLSWITP from the coding sequence ATGCCCAGACCTGTCAGAACCCGCATCACTAACGAGCTCGGCAATCTCCAGACACTGCCAGAAGACAAGGGGCAGTTCGAAATCATTCCGGGCAATAAAGACGTTGTCTTCCTGGGCCTTGGTCCACAGCCAGAGCTGCTGAGGGACTATTTCCCCGAACACTCTTCTGCTTCGTATGTGGAATCCGGCTCCATGCTCGACCAGATCGAGAATTGGGAAGACAAGGTTCCGCAAGGATTCACTCAGATAACCTCTGACGAGTTTACCCCGGAGCGGGCCGCCACGTCTACAGTGGTGCGATACCGTCCCGGCCTCAAGGCATTCCCCTCATTTTGGGGGCCACTCACCGCCCGTACCGCAGCAAGCAGACTTCCTGAGAAGGCCACGACACCTATAATCTGGCTGCCCTTTGGAGAAGAAGATCTCCTTGGCCGCGAGTTGACCATCGCTTTTCAAGCCAGAGGATACGCTGTCCGCCATTTGGACAGAGAAACACTGGAGCGCTCTGCCGGGACCGAACTCCCTGCCCTGCTGGCAGAAGAAAAACCTGCACTCTTCTTCTCCATCAACTTTAAAGGACTTGAGCCTTTCGGACTCGGATTCAACATATTGCGAGAGGCTGGCGTCAAGGTCGCAGTCTGGCTGGTAGACAACCCGTTCAATATCCTGACCTCGGTAAAGTCGGCATACTGGAAAGAAGCCCACCTCTTCGTCACGGACCACAGCTTCATCGGTCCGCTCATTCAGACCGGAGCACGATGGGTAACGCACCTGCCGCTGGCGGCCTGCCCTGAGCTCTTCGGTGAAGGCGGCACGCTCCCGAAACACGGCGACGACTTGGAAGACAAGCTCGTTTTCGTTGGTCGCTCGGAATTCCCTAAGAAGAACGAGTTTTTCGCAGGATTAACGCCCAACCATCTCCTCCTCGAAGAAGCAATTGGCATGTTGGAGAAAGGCGACCGCCCTCACTTTCATTGGTGGCAGGAACACATTCTCGCAAACTTATGGCCCGGCAACCAGGTCCGCCATGTAGGCATTGGTGCCGAGGTCGCGGGCTACGCGTGGCGAACACGCTGCCTGTCTGCCATGAATAAGCACACCGTCATCTTTGGCGATGATCAGTGGAGTCACATCGATTCCATCAAGGCCGAAGTGCGCTCCCTGCTCGACTACTATACCCACCTGCCCGCAGTGTATCGCGAAGCCTCCGTTTCCTTGAACGTCACCGGAATGCAGCTTCCGGCGGGCCTGACTCAACGGCACTTCGACGTGTGGTGCGCAGGCGGATTCTTACTTACGGACAACAACCCCGGTCTAAAGATCTTCCCGGAGAATCTGGCCGAGGCCATCATTTTCAGTACGCCCAAGGAGATCGAATCGCTCTTCATGCGCTACCGCGACGAGTCCGTAGCCAAAACGGAACTCCGTGCCGCATGGCGGGACCACATCCTCAAAGAACACACCTATCACAATCGAGTACAAACCATTTTCCAGACAATGGACCTGCCTTTGTCGTGGATCACTCCATAA
- a CDS encoding HDOD domain-containing protein, with the protein MQDVEKKLMAAVEKMPAFPKSVHQVLKLASNINCSQKELVEVIKKDPVFTLKILRLVNSAYFGLSREITSINHASVYLGLNTLKNVALGLAAVGAMPKSNVAGLEMGGFWLHSLAVATGTRMLGTMLGVSRDEAADYFAAGLLHDIGKVVFALYMPKEFQQVRQLVTDTGAPLSQCEKEVIGATHSDIGSLLAEKWNLPPDLFDAISRHHTPQKGEASQLVDCVFAADQISKKLAFGAAGDYHINALPESIQKRFSLDLDGLIKEMPTLDEEVEHARIFIKLGEAS; encoded by the coding sequence ATGCAGGACGTCGAAAAGAAACTCATGGCAGCCGTAGAGAAAATGCCCGCTTTTCCCAAGAGTGTGCATCAGGTTCTCAAGCTGGCAAGTAATATTAATTGTTCACAAAAAGAGTTGGTCGAGGTCATCAAGAAAGACCCGGTCTTCACGCTCAAAATACTTCGCCTCGTCAATTCGGCCTACTTTGGACTCTCCAGAGAAATCACTTCCATCAATCACGCTAGTGTATATCTTGGTCTCAATACGCTCAAAAACGTGGCACTTGGGCTGGCTGCCGTGGGCGCAATGCCCAAGTCTAATGTGGCTGGCCTTGAGATGGGCGGCTTCTGGCTGCATTCTCTCGCCGTTGCCACGGGAACGCGCATGCTCGGCACTATGCTTGGTGTCTCTCGCGATGAGGCTGCCGATTACTTTGCCGCCGGATTACTGCACGATATCGGTAAGGTCGTCTTTGCGCTGTATATGCCCAAGGAATTTCAGCAGGTCCGGCAACTCGTAACAGATACGGGCGCCCCTCTCAGCCAATGCGAGAAGGAAGTTATCGGTGCGACCCACTCCGATATCGGGTCTTTGCTGGCCGAAAAGTGGAACCTGCCGCCCGATCTCTTCGATGCCATTTCCCGTCATCATACGCCTCAAAAAGGTGAAGCTTCACAGCTTGTCGATTGTGTCTTCGCTGCAGATCAGATCAGCAAGAAGCTCGCTTTCGGCGCTGCGGGGGATTACCACATCAATGCGCTCCCGGAATCTATCCAGAAACGATTTTCTCTCGATTTGGACGGCCTGATCAAGGAGATGCCCACTCTCGATGAAGAAGTGGAGCATGCCAGAATCTTTATCAAACTGGGAGAGGCGAGCTGA
- the ruvC gene encoding crossover junction endodeoxyribonuclease RuvC: protein MSDNGLIVLGLDPGTRVTGYGIVRELSGQVELVVTGTIRTPVKKDMATRLGVIFDKLQELIRQYAPVEAAIENVFVSKNPSSALKLGQARGACMAACATNNISMGEYEPTKVKKNLVGVGNAPKSQVAFMVAHTLGVKKPDWAEDASDALAIAICHLNERRMRKLTGI, encoded by the coding sequence ATGAGTGACAATGGTCTGATCGTTCTTGGCCTCGATCCCGGTACCCGGGTGACAGGCTACGGTATTGTCCGGGAACTTTCCGGCCAGGTCGAATTGGTGGTCACCGGCACCATCCGTACTCCGGTGAAGAAAGATATGGCGACCCGTTTGGGCGTCATCTTCGACAAGCTCCAGGAGCTTATCAGGCAGTACGCTCCGGTTGAGGCTGCCATCGAAAACGTGTTTGTATCCAAGAACCCCTCGTCTGCCCTCAAACTCGGGCAGGCGAGGGGCGCTTGCATGGCGGCCTGTGCCACCAACAACATTTCCATGGGCGAATATGAACCCACCAAGGTCAAAAAGAACCTTGTGGGCGTGGGCAATGCCCCCAAATCCCAGGTGGCCTTCATGGTCGCTCATACCCTTGGCGTCAAAAAGCCCGACTGGGCCGAAGACGCTTCAGATGCTCTGGCCATCGCCATCTGCCATTTGAATGAGCGGCGAATGCGAAAGCTGACAGGCATATAA
- a CDS encoding DNA internalization-related competence protein ComEC/Rec2 translates to MTVETVRPAPAPVPGLLPWQTCFLAIVLGIFAYRYPVPALTSLGVLYIADTVIRGWLRRLPWLAVVLCAAFGFGYAAQVALVVPEVPVWVEARQSVDLQAVVDRADPRPEGRLRLVLRDIQYEVDGQAQTLTGKLAWTWRNPEAFPVPGQAVSLRMRVMPVRNFGNPGAWDYEWYWQRQGVMWRGWPAGRDVKPVWGQPPSNALWELKMRLRKAVVDHLPATQGGAMVRALITGDRSGLEAATAEATRSAGLAHTLALSGLHVGFVAAMGWGLAWLLGWVYPPMLLRIPRPKLAVWLAAPLVLGYAWLGQPSQSLLRAATMFAFWGFLLLQGRGRVLIDGLFFALAIIVFVSPFSVFDLSLQMSAVAVAGIGLMYPLIRGLFCADSSWWMRGLSWAGGLLAVSLCANVALLSLVSWNFGTWSPNILFNLVWLPVLGVAVMPLGVVGMVLSLMSWTAPLGRAALSFAASIMDWLLGLLHIAGEVEMAPVFSVLRPLWPEIVGVALLLIVTILAWANRRVFLGLAGIGFFLMVWPHISVMIADSQDHVSLTTIDVGLGQAQVISTPGGHRWLVDGGPGTNSFDLGESVVAPYLTYGRPPRLDGVFLSHPDTDHSHGLPFVLSRFDVGAFYSNGMSVRGRTGERLRKVFEDKPELVAQPLRAGQIVSLSDDVNLEVLHPSEGIDSRRGNERSLVMRLMRQRQPLALIPGDVEGIGLDVLLASDADLSAQILVLPHHGSRSSYSPEFYSQVSPEAAVGSDGYLNRYGFPHRQVVSGVGVPVYTTSRHGLIRCIWDEENELSIRAFRP, encoded by the coding sequence GTGACTGTTGAGACCGTCCGTCCGGCCCCTGCGCCAGTGCCCGGCCTTTTGCCGTGGCAAACTTGTTTTCTCGCCATTGTTCTTGGCATCTTTGCGTATCGCTATCCTGTCCCTGCGTTAACCTCGCTGGGTGTTCTCTATATTGCAGATACAGTCATTCGTGGCTGGCTGCGGCGATTGCCGTGGCTGGCCGTTGTGCTGTGTGCGGCTTTCGGGTTTGGCTATGCAGCGCAAGTTGCCCTTGTGGTGCCGGAAGTCCCTGTTTGGGTTGAGGCGCGTCAGTCGGTTGATCTGCAAGCTGTAGTTGATCGTGCGGACCCGAGGCCGGAAGGCCGATTGCGTCTGGTGCTTCGCGATATCCAATATGAAGTGGATGGTCAGGCTCAGACTCTGACCGGTAAGCTCGCGTGGACATGGCGTAATCCGGAGGCTTTTCCGGTGCCGGGACAAGCTGTGAGCTTGAGAATGCGTGTGATGCCAGTACGCAATTTCGGTAATCCCGGTGCGTGGGATTACGAATGGTACTGGCAACGGCAGGGTGTGATGTGGCGCGGTTGGCCTGCTGGGCGAGATGTGAAACCCGTATGGGGGCAACCGCCGAGCAATGCGCTGTGGGAATTGAAAATGCGGCTCAGAAAGGCCGTGGTCGACCACCTGCCTGCTACGCAGGGCGGAGCCATGGTGCGAGCTCTCATCACGGGAGATCGTTCTGGGTTGGAGGCTGCAACAGCAGAGGCGACACGTAGTGCCGGGCTTGCGCACACGCTCGCTCTTTCCGGCCTGCATGTCGGTTTTGTTGCAGCCATGGGGTGGGGGTTGGCGTGGTTACTTGGTTGGGTATATCCGCCGATGTTGCTTCGTATTCCGCGTCCCAAACTGGCCGTATGGTTGGCCGCTCCTCTTGTCCTAGGATATGCGTGGCTTGGCCAGCCTTCCCAGTCGTTGTTGCGTGCTGCCACCATGTTCGCCTTCTGGGGATTCCTATTGCTGCAGGGGCGAGGCAGAGTGCTTATAGATGGTCTGTTCTTCGCCCTGGCCATCATCGTGTTTGTTTCGCCATTTTCCGTGTTTGATCTTTCCCTGCAAATGTCTGCTGTTGCCGTGGCAGGTATCGGGCTCATGTATCCTCTCATTCGCGGTTTGTTCTGTGCCGATTCGAGTTGGTGGATGCGGGGCTTGTCATGGGCTGGTGGTTTGCTGGCCGTAAGTTTGTGCGCCAATGTCGCGCTCCTGTCGCTGGTGTCGTGGAATTTCGGTACGTGGAGTCCAAACATTTTGTTCAATCTTGTCTGGCTGCCAGTGCTGGGTGTGGCCGTCATGCCCCTTGGCGTGGTCGGGATGGTGCTGTCCTTGATGTCATGGACAGCGCCTTTGGGACGTGCTGCGTTGAGCTTTGCTGCCTCAATCATGGATTGGCTGCTGGGCCTCTTGCATATAGCAGGTGAAGTTGAAATGGCGCCCGTCTTCTCTGTCCTTCGTCCTTTATGGCCAGAAATAGTCGGTGTGGCTTTGCTGTTGATCGTGACGATCTTGGCGTGGGCCAACCGTCGCGTGTTCTTGGGACTGGCCGGGATCGGATTCTTCTTGATGGTATGGCCGCATATATCAGTCATGATAGCGGATTCTCAGGATCATGTGAGCTTGACCACCATTGATGTTGGTTTGGGCCAAGCGCAGGTTATTTCGACTCCCGGCGGGCATCGTTGGCTTGTGGATGGCGGCCCCGGTACCAACTCTTTTGATCTTGGCGAATCTGTGGTTGCGCCATATCTGACTTATGGTCGTCCGCCCCGTTTGGATGGAGTCTTTTTGAGTCATCCGGATACGGATCACAGTCATGGACTGCCTTTTGTTCTCTCCCGATTTGATGTAGGCGCATTTTATTCAAATGGCATGTCTGTTCGTGGAAGGACTGGAGAACGGTTGCGCAAAGTGTTTGAGGATAAGCCTGAATTGGTTGCCCAACCGTTACGAGCTGGACAGATTGTCTCTTTGTCGGATGATGTGAACTTGGAGGTTCTTCATCCGTCCGAAGGCATTGATAGTCGTCGCGGAAATGAACGGTCATTAGTGATGCGACTCATGCGACAGAGGCAGCCGTTAGCTCTGATTCCCGGTGATGTTGAAGGGATAGGGCTGGATGTGTTGCTTGCATCAGATGCTGATTTGTCAGCGCAAATACTTGTTTTGCCGCATCACGGGAGTCGGTCGAGTTACTCTCCAGAGTTCTATTCTCAAGTATCTCCTGAGGCCGCAGTGGGTTCGGACGGTTATCTCAACCGATATGGGTTTCCGCATCGCCAAGTGGTGAGCGGAGTGGGGGTGCCTGTCTATACGACTTCACGTCACGGACTGATCCGTTGCATCTGGGATGAAGAAAACGAATTGTCTATTCGTGCTTTTCGGCCTTGA
- the ruvA gene encoding Holliday junction branch migration protein RuvA: MIGYLQGTLLSANEKGLVLLTPGGVGYEVAAPTSVIAKLPGKGGEVELFIHTQVAEKAIDLFGFIEADDLDLFRTLISIDKLGPKKAMAILSMFDAEHLREIAFREDVTMLSRVPGIGPKSAKQILWNLKDKVKNLAPATGKATVAAAPHGPQGEYLDTLAGLKGLGYAEEEVRPMIMEIFEIEPDLDAAGAIRAVLKKINAARS; encoded by the coding sequence ATGATCGGATATCTGCAAGGGACATTACTTTCCGCCAACGAAAAGGGGCTGGTGCTCCTGACGCCGGGCGGTGTGGGCTATGAAGTGGCCGCACCGACATCGGTCATTGCCAAGCTTCCCGGCAAAGGTGGGGAAGTTGAGCTGTTCATACATACACAGGTAGCGGAAAAGGCCATTGATCTGTTCGGTTTCATCGAGGCTGATGATCTGGATTTGTTCCGCACTCTGATCTCTATTGATAAGCTCGGACCCAAGAAAGCCATGGCGATCCTCTCCATGTTCGATGCCGAGCATCTGCGCGAGATTGCTTTCCGTGAGGATGTCACCATGCTCTCCCGTGTACCCGGTATTGGTCCGAAGTCTGCCAAGCAGATCTTGTGGAATCTGAAAGACAAGGTGAAGAACCTTGCTCCGGCCACAGGAAAAGCTACGGTGGCTGCTGCGCCGCACGGGCCACAGGGCGAATATCTGGATACCCTTGCAGGCCTCAAGGGGCTGGGCTACGCTGAAGAGGAAGTCCGTCCAATGATCATGGAAATTTTCGAAATAGAACCTGACCTTGACGCTGCCGGTGCGATCCGTGCCGTGCTCAAGAAAATCAACGCGGCACGTTCATGA
- the surE gene encoding 5'/3'-nucleotidase SurE, producing MNTAPLPKILITNDDGIHSPGLLAAAKAVSQFAEVTIIAPLEQQTAMGRALRGNPEAKLEPVTLCSAEHCLTAYACDAAPARCVEHGLKAMPEYIPDLVISGINYGENLGNNITASGTVGAAMETAARGIPSLAVSLETPVDCHFEYTSQNWDVAAHFLRYFARQTLSEGLPSGVDILKIDVPSEASIASQWRVTKLSGNRYYQSALERPSLQSRLGDAFVTKGNTPNEEPDTDVYAIAVDKVVSVTPLSLDFTAYDSFSALNRWQQG from the coding sequence ATGAACACAGCACCGCTTCCTAAAATTTTGATAACCAATGATGATGGAATCCATTCACCGGGCCTGCTGGCTGCTGCCAAAGCCGTTTCGCAATTCGCCGAAGTCACCATAATTGCCCCACTTGAACAGCAAACTGCCATGGGCAGAGCGTTGCGGGGCAATCCGGAAGCAAAGCTCGAACCAGTCACATTATGTTCTGCTGAGCACTGCCTTACTGCTTATGCGTGCGACGCTGCCCCCGCCCGCTGTGTGGAACATGGATTGAAAGCCATGCCCGAGTATATACCGGATCTTGTAATTTCAGGCATTAACTATGGCGAAAATCTAGGCAACAACATCACTGCATCCGGCACAGTCGGCGCGGCCATGGAAACGGCGGCAAGAGGTATTCCTTCGCTGGCTGTATCCTTGGAAACACCTGTTGACTGCCATTTTGAGTACACCTCTCAAAACTGGGATGTGGCAGCCCATTTCCTTCGCTATTTCGCTCGACAGACTTTATCGGAAGGGCTTCCCAGTGGGGTTGATATTCTCAAAATAGATGTCCCCAGCGAAGCATCAATAGCCTCCCAGTGGCGGGTAACGAAACTGTCTGGTAACAGATATTATCAGTCGGCACTTGAAAGGCCATCACTACAAAGCCGACTTGGTGATGCCTTTGTCACCAAAGGAAACACACCAAACGAAGAACCGGACACCGATGTATACGCCATTGCCGTGGACAAGGTCGTGTCGGTTACGCCCTTATCACTCGACTTCACGGCATATGACAGTTTTTCTGCCCTGAATAGATGGCAACAGGGATAG
- a CDS encoding reverse transcriptase family protein, which yields MKTKYSLSQSPFYKLSTKKKLAQLLGQPLADLQALAKSNGNYNVYTLLPKSKLSHPYFVKKERQVQEVRPHLKTVHTRILNLLKRIKTPTYLHSATKGKSYKTNAESHLNRNALYKVDIKSFYESISFGRIYHFFHEIMKCNEDVAHLLTRLCAYQRNLPTGSCISPLLSYWTNVTMFDDLYIFSRAHGLTMTLYVDDLTFSGNEISKRTCFEIDKIIAGYGYKPHKQKQYSTKKTKIVTGLALCNDRLDIPNKRRGKIRVLLEAISQEKDAAKKEKLCNSLVGMTYEAAQFNLRYAQIIAKKVRKKCPCARQHITI from the coding sequence ATGAAAACAAAGTACTCACTATCTCAATCTCCGTTCTACAAGCTCAGCACCAAAAAGAAGCTTGCACAGCTTCTTGGACAACCGCTTGCAGATCTTCAAGCATTGGCTAAAAGCAACGGTAACTATAATGTCTATACGCTCTTACCCAAGAGCAAGCTCAGCCATCCATATTTTGTAAAAAAAGAACGACAAGTTCAAGAAGTCCGTCCACACCTAAAGACGGTACACACCCGCATTCTCAACTTGTTAAAACGCATAAAAACACCTACCTACCTTCACTCGGCAACCAAGGGCAAGTCCTACAAGACAAATGCGGAGTCACACTTAAACCGCAATGCTCTTTACAAAGTGGACATCAAAAGTTTTTACGAATCAATATCCTTTGGCCGCATCTACCACTTCTTTCATGAAATCATGAAATGCAATGAAGATGTCGCACACTTACTGACACGACTCTGCGCATACCAGAGGAATCTGCCAACGGGGTCTTGTATTAGCCCCTTGCTGTCTTACTGGACTAACGTGACCATGTTCGATGATCTCTACATTTTCAGCAGAGCACATGGGCTCACCATGACTTTGTATGTCGATGACCTTACCTTTTCTGGGAATGAAATCTCAAAAAGAACTTGCTTTGAAATCGACAAGATTATTGCTGGCTATGGGTACAAACCTCATAAGCAGAAACAGTATTCGACCAAGAAAACGAAAATAGTAACAGGCCTTGCATTATGCAACGACAGGCTTGATATTCCCAACAAGCGCCGAGGGAAAATCAGGGTCCTACTTGAAGCGATTTCTCAAGAAAAAGATGCGGCCAAAAAAGAAAAGTTATGCAACTCACTAGTTGGCATGACATATGAAGCTGCCCAATTTAACTTGAGGTATGCTCAGATTATCGCGAAGAAAGTAAGAAAAAAATGCCCATGTGCGCGACAGCATATAACGATATAA
- a CDS encoding YebC/PmpR family DNA-binding transcriptional regulator, translating into MAGHSKWANIQHRKGRQDAKKAKFFTKAAKDIILAAKAGGGNPEDNSALRLAIQKAKQVNLPKDKIENAIKKGTGELAGGDILEITYEGYGPGGVAMMVDVASDNKNRIVAEIRHAFTKHNGNMAETGAVSYMFNNKGVIVFDGEKFTEDDIMEIGLEAGAEDIVAEDGIITVYTEPSDFMPVQQAFTDAEMEFNSAELNQVPENLIAVDAETGKKVMKLYDALEDNDDVQNIYMNADFPEGLFDE; encoded by the coding sequence ATGGCCGGACATAGTAAATGGGCAAACATCCAGCATCGTAAGGGGCGTCAGGACGCCAAGAAAGCTAAATTTTTCACCAAGGCTGCCAAGGACATCATCCTTGCTGCCAAGGCTGGCGGCGGCAACCCGGAAGATAACTCCGCCCTGCGTCTCGCTATTCAGAAGGCCAAGCAGGTGAACCTGCCCAAGGACAAGATTGAGAACGCCATCAAGAAGGGCACCGGCGAACTGGCCGGTGGTGACATCTTGGAGATCACCTACGAAGGTTACGGCCCGGGTGGTGTTGCCATGATGGTCGACGTGGCCTCCGACAACAAGAACCGCATCGTTGCCGAAATCCGTCACGCGTTCACCAAGCACAACGGCAACATGGCTGAAACCGGTGCGGTTTCCTACATGTTCAACAATAAGGGTGTTATTGTCTTTGACGGCGAAAAGTTCACCGAAGATGACATCATGGAAATTGGCCTGGAAGCTGGCGCAGAAGACATCGTGGCAGAAGACGGCATCATCACCGTTTACACTGAGCCCTCCGATTTCATGCCCGTGCAGCAGGCTTTCACCGACGCTGAAATGGAATTCAATTCCGCCGAACTGAACCAGGTTCCCGAGAACCTCATCGCCGTGGACGCTGAGACCGGCAAGAAAGTCATGAAGCTCTACGACGCTCTGGAAGACAACGACGACGTTCAGAACATCTACATGAACGCCGACTTCCCCGAAGGTCTGTTCGACGAGTAA
- a CDS encoding RlmE family RNA methyltransferase, with amino-acid sequence MKQYQDKYFKRAKKENYAARSVYKLKEMDKRFKLFKQGQTVLDLGAAPGSWTQFAGEKVGKNGHVLGVDIQETKHSFPANITFLQADVFSDAPELLEAMEPLKPFDLIISDMAPKTTGIKFADQANSLELCERAFEVALKYLKVGGHFVVKIFDGPEIQDYRALVRPHFAKLKNFKPYSSRNESKEFFIVGLGFRGADV; translated from the coding sequence ATGAAGCAATATCAAGACAAATACTTCAAACGAGCCAAAAAAGAAAACTACGCCGCCCGCTCCGTCTACAAACTCAAGGAGATGGATAAGCGGTTCAAGTTGTTCAAGCAGGGCCAGACCGTACTCGATCTCGGTGCGGCCCCTGGTTCCTGGACCCAGTTCGCGGGCGAGAAGGTGGGCAAAAACGGCCACGTTCTCGGCGTAGATATCCAGGAAACCAAGCATAGCTTCCCGGCTAACATAACCTTTTTGCAGGCCGATGTCTTTTCCGATGCGCCGGAACTTTTAGAGGCCATGGAGCCCCTCAAGCCGTTTGACCTTATCATCAGCGATATGGCTCCCAAGACTACGGGAATCAAGTTTGCTGATCAGGCCAATTCTCTTGAGTTGTGCGAGCGTGCCTTTGAGGTTGCGTTGAAATATCTCAAGGTCGGCGGCCACTTCGTGGTCAAGATCTTCGATGGGCCCGAGATTCAGGACTATCGTGCATTGGTGCGGCCTCACTTCGCAAAACTCAAGAATTTCAAGCCGTACAGCTCCCGTAATGAAAGCAAGGAGTTCTTTATCGTAGGACTTGGCTTTAGGGGCGCGGACGTATAA